The Actinobacillus equuli genome includes a window with the following:
- the waaF gene encoding lipopolysaccharide heptosyltransferase II, with protein MNILIIGPSWVGDMMMSHALYQQLKIQYPNCQIDVMAPDWCRPLLARMPEVRKAISMPIGHGSFRLCERYQLGKSLRNQYDMAIVLPNSLKSAFIPLFAKIAVRRGWKGESRYFFLNDLRNNKQDYPMMVQRYVALAFEKNAVPDAKALPMPVPYLQTQVDEITATKAKFAKQFEYAEQRPAIGFCPGAEFGPAKRWPHYHYAKLAELLIEKGYAVHLFGSNKDKEVGEQIRASLAENLQRYCVNLAGQTDLNQAVDLIADCCAVVSNDSGLMHIAAALGKPLVALYGPTSPQYTPPLSDKAVIIRLIEGGLIKVRKGEAAEGYHQSLIDIQPKMVIEKLETLLG; from the coding sequence ATGAATATCTTAATTATTGGCCCGTCTTGGGTCGGCGATATGATGATGTCGCACGCACTGTATCAACAACTCAAAATTCAATATCCGAATTGTCAAATTGATGTGATGGCGCCGGATTGGTGTCGCCCGCTCCTTGCTCGAATGCCGGAAGTTCGAAAAGCGATTTCGATGCCGATCGGGCATGGTTCGTTCCGTCTGTGTGAGCGTTATCAATTAGGAAAATCGCTGCGAAATCAATATGATATGGCGATAGTGTTACCTAATTCGCTTAAATCGGCATTTATTCCGCTATTTGCTAAAATTGCGGTGCGCCGAGGTTGGAAAGGTGAAAGTCGCTATTTCTTTTTAAATGATTTGCGTAATAACAAGCAAGATTACCCGATGATGGTACAGCGTTATGTTGCGCTGGCTTTTGAGAAAAATGCCGTGCCGGATGCTAAAGCATTGCCGATGCCGGTACCTTATCTACAAACGCAAGTGGATGAGATCACTGCGACCAAAGCGAAATTTGCTAAACAGTTTGAATATGCCGAACAGCGTCCGGCAATTGGTTTTTGTCCGGGAGCAGAATTCGGGCCGGCAAAACGTTGGCCGCATTATCATTATGCGAAATTAGCGGAATTGCTGATTGAAAAAGGCTATGCGGTACATCTGTTCGGCTCAAATAAAGATAAAGAAGTCGGCGAACAAATCCGTGCAAGTTTAGCGGAAAATTTGCAGCGTTATTGCGTCAATTTAGCGGGACAAACCGATTTAAATCAAGCGGTTGATTTAATTGCCGATTGTTGTGCGGTAGTCAGTAATGATTCCGGACTAATGCATATTGCTGCTGCATTGGGTAAACCGCTAGTAGCGCTTTACGGGCCAACCAGTCCGCAATATACGCCACCGCTTTCCGATAAAGCGGTGATTATTCGTTTAATCGAAGGCGGTTTGATTAAAGTTCGTAAAGGCGAAGCTGCCGAAGGCTATCATCAGAGCCTGATTGATATTCAGCCGAAAATGGTAATTGAGAAATTAGAGACGCTATTAGGCTAA
- the rfaC gene encoding lipopolysaccharide heptosyltransferase RfaC — MKVLVVKTSSMGDVIHTLPALTDAKNAIPNIQFDWAVEENFSEIPYWHSAVDKVIPLAIRRWRKNLCKRQTWLEWQHYLKQLRSEEYDAVIDAQGLIKSAVLVTKQAKGTKYGYDKHSARERLSSLFYDQTFNIAYQQHAVERIRKLFANSLNYVLPDGLGDYGIATHFAKKSENSTAYLLAIHATTRADKHWKEDYWREVIRELSIQGIEIRLPWGTQQEKERAMRLAEASANVTVLPKLSLTELAEQIAGAKAVLSVDTGLSHLAAALDKQNVILYGATDPKLIGAYGKNQHYLTGNGMANILPYRVLQTLETLITE, encoded by the coding sequence ATGAAAGTTTTAGTTGTAAAAACGTCCTCGATGGGGGACGTGATTCATACTTTGCCTGCGTTGACGGATGCTAAAAATGCGATTCCGAATATCCAATTCGATTGGGCGGTGGAAGAAAATTTTAGTGAAATTCCGTATTGGCATTCGGCGGTAGATAAGGTTATCCCGTTAGCGATTCGCCGTTGGCGCAAGAACTTGTGTAAGCGGCAAACTTGGTTGGAATGGCAACATTACCTAAAGCAACTTCGCTCGGAAGAATATGATGCGGTGATTGATGCGCAAGGGTTGATTAAAAGTGCGGTATTGGTAACCAAGCAGGCAAAGGGAACAAAATACGGCTACGACAAGCATTCTGCTCGAGAAAGGTTAAGCAGCCTGTTTTATGATCAAACTTTTAATATCGCTTACCAACAACACGCCGTAGAACGGATTCGAAAGTTATTTGCTAACTCTCTGAATTATGTACTTCCCGATGGATTAGGTGATTATGGCATTGCCACACATTTTGCAAAAAAATCTGAAAATTCAACCGCTTATCTGCTTGCGATTCATGCGACAACAAGAGCGGATAAGCATTGGAAAGAAGATTATTGGCGGGAAGTGATTCGAGAGCTAAGCATACAAGGGATTGAGATACGTTTACCTTGGGGCACTCAACAAGAAAAAGAGAGAGCCATGCGTTTGGCGGAAGCGAGTGCCAATGTGACGGTATTACCGAAATTGTCTCTCACTGAATTAGCGGAACAAATTGCCGGTGCGAAAGCCGTGTTGTCGGTGGATACCGGTTTGAGCCATTTAGCTGCGGCATTGGATAAACAAAACGTAATTTTATACGGCGCAACCGACCCGAAATTAATCGGCGCTTACGGCAAAAACCAACATTATCTGACCGGAAACGGTATGGCGAATATTTTACCTTATCGTGTCTTGCAAACCTTAGAAACGCTGATCACAGAATAA
- the rpsL gene encoding 30S ribosomal protein S12, whose protein sequence is MATINQLVRKPRVKKVVKSNVPALEACPQKRGVCTRVYTTTPKKPNSALRKVCRIRLTNGFEVTSYIGGEGHNLQEHSVVLIRGGRVKDLPGVRYHTVRGALDCAGVKDRKQGRSKYGVKRPKA, encoded by the coding sequence ATGGCAACTATCAACCAATTAGTACGCAAACCGCGTGTGAAAAAGGTTGTAAAAAGCAACGTTCCTGCATTAGAGGCTTGCCCGCAGAAACGTGGCGTGTGTACTCGTGTATACACTACTACACCTAAGAAACCGAACTCAGCATTACGTAAAGTATGCCGTATTCGTTTAACAAATGGCTTTGAAGTAACTTCATACATCGGTGGTGAAGGTCATAACTTACAAGAACACAGTGTTGTATTAATCCGTGGTGGTCGTGTTAAAGACTTACCGGGTGTGCGTTATCACACTGTACGTGGTGCACTTGACTGTGCAGGCGTTAAAGACCGTAAACAAGGTCGTTCTAAATACGGCGTTAAACGTCCTAAAGCTTAA
- the rpsG gene encoding 30S ribosomal protein S7 has product MPRRRSVEPRKILPDPKFGSELLAKFINVLMVDGKKSTAESIIYGALETLAQRTGKEALEAFEAALENVRPTVEVKSRRVGGSTYQVPVEVRPARRNALAMRWIVEAARKRGDKSMALRLANELSDAADNKGSAVKKREDVHRMAEANKAFAHYRW; this is encoded by the coding sequence ATGCCACGTCGTCGTAGTGTTGAACCTCGCAAAATTCTTCCAGATCCGAAGTTCGGTTCAGAATTACTTGCAAAATTTATTAATGTTTTAATGGTAGATGGTAAAAAATCTACTGCAGAATCAATTATTTACGGTGCTTTAGAAACTTTAGCACAACGTACTGGTAAAGAAGCTTTAGAAGCTTTCGAAGCAGCGTTAGAAAACGTACGTCCAACAGTAGAGGTTAAATCTCGTCGTGTTGGTGGTTCTACTTACCAAGTACCAGTTGAAGTTCGTCCAGCTCGTCGTAACGCATTAGCTATGCGTTGGATCGTTGAAGCAGCTCGTAAACGTGGTGACAAATCAATGGCATTACGTTTAGCTAACGAACTTTCAGATGCGGCAGATAACAAAGGCTCAGCTGTTAAGAAACGTGAAGACGTGCACCGTATGGCTGAAGCGAACAAAGCGTTTGCTCACTACCGTTGGTAA